From the genome of Sphingomonas sp. HMP6, one region includes:
- a CDS encoding phage tail protein produces MKKPDGLRRLLMQAVPGLAADPSRFSMFIDKGSIEARAGSLSFEYAYTLNIVVQDYSGDIDALMVPILAWIAEQQPDLLERDPRKPFTFESELLDSDAADVSIDLQLTEAVRVARMPTGGYQAIHLDEPSRGDAFEDVCGANLWQLLLREEMVTPSILTVPE; encoded by the coding sequence ATGAAGAAGCCGGACGGCCTGCGCCGTTTGCTGATGCAGGCCGTCCCCGGCCTCGCGGCAGATCCATCGCGCTTTTCGATGTTCATAGACAAGGGCTCGATCGAGGCGCGTGCTGGGTCGCTTTCGTTCGAATATGCCTACACGCTTAATATCGTGGTGCAGGATTATTCGGGCGACATTGATGCGCTGATGGTCCCGATCCTCGCCTGGATCGCCGAGCAACAGCCCGACTTGCTTGAGCGCGACCCACGCAAGCCCTTCACCTTCGAATCCGAACTGCTCGACAGTGACGCGGCGGACGTCTCGATCGACCTGCAATTGACCGAAGCTGTCCGCGTCGCCCGCATGCCCACAGGCGGATATCAGGCGATCCATCTGGACGAACCATCGCGCGGCGATGCCTTCGAGGACGTTTGCGGTGCCAACCTGTGGCAGCTCCTGCTGCGCGAAGAGATGGTCACGCCAAGCATCCTGACCGTGCCGGAATGA
- a CDS encoding head completion/stabilization protein, with amino-acid sequence MSGGFNCNPSIIPAIDATPEAVITNDGWFPDVDPALLRLQVRIRDSVTPERLREAILGAMISIGNVLAAWRLPLEMSGIASLADVPAAQLGGESRLVLLYRRAIAAQTKADLVERYRDMDLTGAGQRQVGDLDQSVEELRRDATHAVRDMLGRTRTDVELI; translated from the coding sequence GTGAGCGGAGGGTTCAACTGCAACCCGTCGATCATCCCGGCGATCGACGCGACGCCCGAGGCGGTGATCACAAACGACGGCTGGTTTCCCGATGTGGATCCCGCGCTGTTGCGTCTGCAGGTGCGGATCCGCGACAGCGTCACGCCCGAGCGGCTGCGCGAAGCCATCCTTGGCGCGATGATCTCGATCGGCAACGTTCTGGCCGCGTGGCGGCTTCCGCTTGAAATGAGCGGAATCGCATCGCTCGCCGACGTGCCCGCGGCGCAGCTCGGCGGCGAAAGCCGACTGGTCCTGCTCTATCGCCGCGCTATCGCCGCCCAGACCAAGGCCGATTTGGTAGAACGCTATCGCGATATGGATCTGACCGGTGCCGGGCAGCGCCAGGTCGGCGATCTCGATCAGTCTGTCGAGGAGCTGCGCCGCGACGCGACGCACGCTGTGCGCGACATGCTCGGCCGCACCCGCACCGATGTTGAGTTGATCTGA
- a CDS encoding phage virion morphogenesis protein, translating into MTDDFGEIEQLAGALLRKLASGERRKLLRRVAREVQQSQSARIARQQDPDGQRFAARKAKKPPSVGTYAVKFLYPRGAPEPRLVLMKSWVREGGLLTGFDIEAGGIRSFFWDKVDRWLPLDPAEQNKSGGKFRRKGRIRQVAMFRKLRTARNLRSDATDQEAWIGFTGRAAEIARVHQDGLQDRPAAKAKPVRYTKRTLLGLTEAERSHALDMLLEFVTSR; encoded by the coding sequence ATGACCGACGATTTCGGCGAGATCGAGCAGCTCGCCGGCGCGCTGCTGCGCAAGCTCGCCAGCGGCGAACGGCGGAAGCTGCTGCGCCGCGTCGCCCGCGAAGTGCAGCAAAGCCAATCGGCGCGAATCGCTCGGCAACAGGATCCTGACGGCCAGCGCTTCGCCGCGCGCAAAGCGAAGAAGCCGCCATCGGTCGGCACCTATGCGGTGAAATTCCTCTACCCGCGCGGCGCGCCCGAGCCACGGCTGGTGCTGATGAAGAGCTGGGTCCGAGAAGGTGGACTATTGACCGGCTTTGACATCGAGGCGGGCGGGATCCGCAGCTTCTTCTGGGACAAGGTCGATCGCTGGCTACCGCTTGATCCTGCCGAGCAGAACAAGAGCGGTGGCAAGTTTCGGCGCAAAGGCCGAATTCGCCAGGTCGCGATGTTCCGCAAGCTGCGCACCGCCCGCAATCTTCGCTCCGATGCTACAGACCAGGAAGCATGGATCGGCTTCACCGGCCGCGCGGCCGAGATCGCGCGCGTCCACCAGGATGGTTTGCAGGATCGGCCCGCAGCAAAGGCGAAGCCGGTTCGGTACACGAAGCGCACGCTGCTGGGCTTGACCGAGGCCGAACGTTCGCACGCACTCGACATGCTTCTGGAATTCGTCACTTCGCGCTGA
- a CDS encoding tail protein X: MSDRIFAQQGDTLDALLWRTRGFGPDDLVGVLEANPDLAALGAVLPLGTVVTVPEAATPTPRTLPLIQLWD, translated from the coding sequence ATGTCCGACAGGATTTTCGCGCAGCAGGGCGACACGCTCGACGCCCTGTTGTGGCGCACGCGCGGCTTCGGCCCCGATGATCTGGTCGGTGTGCTCGAGGCCAATCCCGACCTTGCCGCGCTGGGCGCTGTCCTGCCGCTCGGCACCGTCGTCACCGTGCCCGAGGCGGCGACGCCCACCCCGCGCACCCTGCCTCTCATCCAGCTTTGGGATTGA
- a CDS encoding baseplate assembly protein: MAFATPSRRHGRVSDTATLSSSVDLSRLPPPTVVEQLSFETIYAEMLADLTAPDMLPSFDATVESDPAVKILQVAAYRELLIRQQFNERARQVMIAYATRSNLDQLAAIVGVERRELTPADPVTGAAAIMEADEDLRQRVVLAPESFSVAGPEGAYVFHARSADATIRDASASSPAPGEVLVSILSREGNGIASADQLEAVRDVLGTVAGNKVRPLTDSVTVASASIVDYTIDARLTLYSGPDETVVLAAAQARLRAWLAQSGGLGIDAVRAAITSALFVEGVQNVQLVAPAADVVVNQTQSAHCAGFSVTVAGRGA, translated from the coding sequence ATGGCGTTCGCCACGCCCTCGCGGCGACATGGCCGCGTGTCCGATACCGCCACCCTTTCCAGCAGCGTCGATCTGTCGCGCCTCCCGCCCCCTACGGTGGTTGAGCAACTGTCGTTCGAGACGATCTACGCGGAAATGCTCGCCGACCTAACCGCGCCGGATATGCTCCCCAGCTTCGATGCGACGGTCGAATCCGATCCGGCGGTGAAGATCCTGCAGGTTGCCGCCTATCGCGAACTGCTGATCCGCCAGCAGTTCAACGAACGCGCGCGTCAGGTGATGATTGCCTACGCGACCCGCTCCAACCTAGATCAGCTCGCTGCGATCGTCGGCGTCGAGCGCCGTGAACTTACCCCGGCCGACCCTGTAACCGGCGCAGCGGCGATCATGGAGGCCGACGAAGATCTCCGCCAGCGCGTCGTGCTGGCCCCGGAGAGCTTCAGTGTGGCCGGTCCCGAAGGCGCATACGTCTTCCACGCGCGCTCGGCTGATGCGACCATCCGCGACGCCAGCGCGTCCAGCCCCGCCCCCGGTGAAGTCCTGGTCTCGATCCTCTCGCGCGAGGGCAACGGCATCGCCTCGGCCGACCAGCTCGAAGCGGTGCGCGACGTTCTCGGGACGGTCGCCGGCAATAAGGTCCGCCCGCTTACCGACAGCGTGACGGTCGCGTCGGCTTCCATCGTCGATTACACGATCGACGCACGCCTCACGCTCTATTCCGGCCCCGATGAAACCGTCGTGCTGGCGGCCGCGCAAGCCCGACTGCGCGCATGGCTCGCGCAAAGCGGCGGTCTCGGCATCGACGCCGTGCGCGCCGCGATCACGTCGGCCCTGTTCGTCGAAGGCGTCCAGAACGTCCAGCTCGTCGCGCCCGCGGCCGATGTCGTGGTCAATCAGACGCAATCCGCGCATTGCGCTGGTTTCTCGGTGACGGTGGCCGGCCGTGGCGCCTGA
- a CDS encoding DNA adenine methylase, whose protein sequence is MYTMNDVKSVSPASGYIGGKRNLARRLVPLIDGTSHESYAEPFVGMGGIFLRRRRRPRAEYINDVSGDIATFFRVLQEHYPYVIDMLRFRVTSRAEFDRLKAMPAERLTDLQRAVRFLYLQRLAFGGKVSGRHFGVDARAGARFDDGKLEPLLAEIHDRLAGVVIEQLGYADFIKRYDSAGTLFYLDPPYWGCETDYGQDVFGRADFEHLAAQLGAIKGRFLLSINDTPGVRAVFAGFAMREFETTYTVGAGAASKAAELLISNYPVG, encoded by the coding sequence ATGTACACCATGAATGACGTCAAATCCGTGTCCCCCGCCAGCGGTTACATCGGGGGAAAGCGTAATCTTGCGCGCCGCCTGGTCCCGTTGATCGATGGGACGAGCCACGAAAGCTACGCCGAACCCTTTGTCGGGATGGGCGGCATCTTCCTGCGACGACGACGCAGGCCGCGCGCCGAGTATATAAACGACGTCTCGGGAGACATCGCGACCTTTTTCCGGGTGCTGCAAGAGCACTATCCCTACGTGATCGACATGCTGCGCTTTCGCGTGACCAGCCGGGCGGAGTTCGATCGGTTGAAGGCGATGCCGGCCGAGCGGTTGACCGACCTGCAGCGCGCGGTGCGCTTCCTTTACCTTCAGCGCTTGGCGTTCGGGGGGAAGGTGAGCGGCCGTCATTTCGGCGTCGATGCTCGAGCGGGTGCGCGATTTGACGACGGCAAGCTGGAGCCGCTGCTCGCAGAGATCCACGATCGGCTCGCCGGCGTCGTGATCGAACAGCTCGGTTATGCCGACTTCATCAAGCGCTACGACTCGGCCGGCACGCTGTTCTATCTCGATCCGCCCTATTGGGGATGCGAGACTGACTATGGCCAGGACGTGTTCGGGCGCGCCGACTTCGAGCACCTGGCGGCGCAGCTCGGCGCGATCAAGGGTCGTTTCCTGCTTTCGATCAATGACACGCCTGGCGTGCGCGCGGTGTTTGCCGGGTTCGCGATGCGCGAGTTCGAGACGACGTACACGGTCGGCGCGGGTGCCGCGTCCAAAGCGGCCGAGCTGCTGATCTCGAACTACCCGGTCGGCTAG
- a CDS encoding tlde1 domain-containing protein, with the protein MSATSPSGARLVWDQSAGEMRLDGALLSRGYAGRGRGINNPAMQDAVAVGPIPRGLWRLTALRLTGASTGPYTIVLEPAPGTDARGRSAFRIHGDNARLDRSASHGCIILPRTVREAIWRSGARLLEVVE; encoded by the coding sequence ATGAGCGCAACCTCACCCTCCGGCGCTCGCCTGGTCTGGGACCAGTCGGCCGGTGAAATGCGGCTCGACGGCGCGCTCCTGTCGCGCGGCTACGCTGGCCGCGGCCGCGGTATCAACAATCCAGCGATGCAGGACGCCGTCGCGGTCGGTCCGATTCCGCGCGGATTGTGGAGGCTCACCGCGTTGCGCCTGACTGGCGCATCGACCGGACCTTACACCATCGTGCTCGAACCCGCTCCCGGCACCGATGCGCGCGGACGGTCGGCGTTCAGGATCCACGGCGACAATGCACGCCTCGATCGCAGCGCCAGCCACGGCTGCATCATCCTGCCCCGCACTGTGCGCGAAGCGATCTGGCGCAGCGGCGCGCGGCTTCTGGAGGTGGTAGAATGA
- a CDS encoding terminase large subunit domain-containing protein, protein MSKLPPDTGMPLPASTAPIAIDARRQARSLYWRGWGVTQIAGELGLVRATVQAWKDREKWDEAPSLSKIEDALECRLNTLIAKDNKTGGDFKEIDLLMRAVVSGARVRRFEAPGGHEGDLNEKVGNRNAGERKKPVKNHFTTEQVEQLEEIFMAELFGYQEDWWWAKDERTRMILKSRQIGATWYFAREALLDALRGGGNQIFLSASKAQAHIFRGYIVQFAARVGVKLQGDPIVLKADTIPEGEPAAELIFLGTNARTAQGYHGNFYFDEFFWTYGFEELNKVASAMAMHKRWRRTYFSTPSSVAHQAHPYWTGERRNRRVKKADRIEIDVSHAALKGGHRCEDNVWRQIVTIEDAAERGCDLFDVDELRIEYAPDEFANLLMCQFVDDSLSAFKFNELQRCSVDTMVDWADFNPIAKRPVGAREVWAGYDPQESEDGDNAALVIALPPGGPGGKFRMLERHQFRGLDFEAQATMIVAILARYNCTYLGIDANGVGAAVYQLLRDKMRGVVKIEYSVEAKVTMVMKAQHTIARQRVEWDAGWIDLQSSFLSIKKTLTGSGRAITFKASRTEDVGHADLAWAAMHIFINEPLDGNARPKTRMEIFE, encoded by the coding sequence ATGAGCAAGCTTCCGCCCGATACCGGCATGCCGCTGCCCGCCTCGACCGCGCCGATCGCGATCGACGCGCGACGGCAGGCGCGCAGCCTGTACTGGCGCGGTTGGGGGGTGACGCAGATCGCCGGCGAGCTCGGCCTCGTACGTGCGACCGTCCAGGCGTGGAAGGACCGCGAGAAGTGGGACGAGGCCCCGTCGCTGTCTAAGATCGAAGACGCGCTGGAATGTCGCCTCAACACGCTGATCGCCAAGGACAACAAGACGGGCGGTGATTTTAAGGAAATCGATCTGTTGATGCGCGCCGTCGTATCGGGCGCGCGGGTGCGCCGGTTCGAAGCGCCAGGCGGACACGAAGGCGATCTCAACGAGAAGGTCGGCAATCGTAACGCCGGAGAGCGCAAGAAGCCGGTAAAGAACCATTTCACGACCGAGCAAGTCGAGCAGCTCGAGGAAATCTTCATGGCCGAGCTGTTCGGCTATCAGGAGGATTGGTGGTGGGCGAAGGACGAGCGCACCCGCATGATCCTGAAGTCGCGCCAGATCGGCGCGACCTGGTACTTCGCGCGCGAGGCGCTGCTCGACGCGCTACGCGGGGGCGGGAACCAGATATTCCTGTCGGCGTCGAAGGCGCAGGCGCATATCTTCCGGGGATACATCGTCCAGTTCGCAGCGCGTGTCGGCGTCAAGCTGCAGGGCGACCCGATCGTCCTGAAGGCCGACACGATTCCCGAGGGCGAACCGGCAGCCGAGCTGATCTTCCTCGGCACCAACGCCCGCACCGCGCAGGGTTATCACGGCAATTTCTACTTCGACGAATTCTTCTGGACCTACGGGTTCGAGGAACTGAACAAGGTCGCCAGCGCGATGGCGATGCACAAGCGCTGGCGCCGGACCTATTTCTCGACGCCATCGAGCGTCGCGCACCAGGCGCATCCATATTGGACGGGCGAGCGGCGCAACCGGCGCGTCAAGAAGGCCGACCGGATCGAGATCGATGTCAGCCATGCCGCGCTGAAGGGTGGGCACCGCTGCGAAGACAATGTCTGGCGACAGATCGTGACGATCGAGGACGCGGCCGAGCGGGGTTGCGACCTGTTCGACGTGGACGAGCTGCGCATCGAATATGCGCCGGACGAATTCGCTAATCTCCTGATGTGCCAGTTCGTCGACGACAGCCTGTCGGCGTTCAAGTTCAACGAGCTGCAGCGCTGTTCGGTCGATACGATGGTCGACTGGGCTGATTTCAACCCGATCGCCAAGCGCCCGGTGGGAGCCCGCGAAGTGTGGGCGGGATACGATCCGCAGGAAAGCGAGGATGGCGACAATGCCGCGCTGGTGATCGCGCTGCCGCCTGGCGGGCCGGGCGGCAAGTTCCGGATGCTGGAGCGGCATCAGTTCCGCGGACTCGATTTCGAGGCGCAAGCGACGATGATCGTGGCGATCCTGGCGCGCTATAACTGCACCTATCTCGGCATCGATGCCAATGGCGTGGGCGCGGCCGTCTATCAGCTGCTGCGCGACAAGATGCGCGGCGTGGTGAAGATCGAATATTCGGTCGAAGCCAAGGTCACGATGGTGATGAAGGCGCAGCATACGATCGCCCGGCAGCGGGTCGAATGGGATGCCGGCTGGATCGACCTGCAATCATCTTTCCTGTCGATCAAGAAGACGCTCACCGGCAGCGGCCGCGCGATCACCTTCAAGGCGAGCCGCACCGAGGACGTCGGCCATGCCGACCTCGCCTGGGCGGCGATGCACATTTTTATCAACGAACCCCTTGACGGCAACGCGCGGCCAAAGACGCGCATGGAGATCTTCGAATGA
- a CDS encoding GPO family capsid scaffolding protein encodes MGTKSKFFRAFVAGQTISDGRVIDPAWIDQIVETFNAETYSPRINIEHIAGFSPEPPFNGYGNVVAVKAQTDAIMIDGKSEQRRALYCQVDANDQLVALAGAAQKPFPSVELTPSYAGTDKIGLIGLAFTDKPASIGTQALSFSRTAPGTVFAASPEPVAIEFDTKPADSAGVAEAIKAGFASFAAMFSKAEPEKPVEQPKTPANDNAFDAAKFATAMGEQVASAILAAVKPANDAVVAMQTEFASMKAKLEATEAPGFNRAPASGGTGTAVTDC; translated from the coding sequence ATGGGCACCAAGAGCAAGTTCTTCCGCGCTTTCGTCGCGGGCCAGACGATCAGCGACGGCCGCGTGATCGATCCCGCCTGGATCGATCAGATCGTCGAGACCTTCAACGCCGAAACCTACAGCCCGCGGATCAATATCGAGCATATCGCGGGCTTCAGCCCCGAACCGCCCTTCAACGGCTATGGCAATGTGGTGGCCGTAAAGGCGCAGACCGATGCCATCATGATCGACGGCAAGAGCGAGCAGCGCCGCGCGCTGTATTGCCAGGTCGATGCCAACGATCAGCTCGTTGCCCTCGCCGGTGCCGCGCAAAAACCCTTCCCCTCGGTCGAGCTAACGCCGAGCTACGCCGGCACCGACAAGATCGGCCTGATCGGCCTCGCCTTCACCGACAAGCCCGCCTCGATCGGTACGCAGGCGCTATCCTTTTCGCGCACCGCGCCTGGCACGGTGTTCGCGGCCTCGCCCGAACCCGTCGCGATCGAATTCGATACCAAGCCGGCCGATTCCGCCGGCGTCGCCGAGGCGATCAAGGCGGGCTTCGCGAGCTTCGCCGCGATGTTCAGCAAGGCCGAGCCTGAGAAGCCGGTCGAACAGCCCAAGACCCCGGCCAATGACAATGCCTTCGACGCCGCCAAATTCGCGACCGCGATGGGCGAACAGGTCGCCAGCGCGATCCTCGCGGCGGTGAAGCCAGCCAATGATGCTGTCGTCGCGATGCAGACCGAATTCGCGTCGATGAAGGCCAAATTGGAGGCGACCGAGGCCCCCGGCTTCAACCGCGCGCCTGCCAGCGGCGGAACGGGCACGGCCGTCACCGACTGCTGA
- a CDS encoding phage tail protein I encodes MAPDLLPPNATALERSVSTAIARDGAIAFDLGALWNPATCPADLLPWLAWGLSIDRWDPTWTDDEKRAATASAIEDQRHKGTRWAVEQVLQRFDDLLQLVEWFEASPQLDPYTFEVRLPLVDADGVAGGRRVSADFARAIIAEVSRAKPVRAHLTLVQSLELEGAILPFAALQATHYRRLDTSTVNAGDTTPWDDLLQTETGEPLFDDFEAIEDTPA; translated from the coding sequence GTGGCGCCTGATCTCCTACCCCCCAATGCGACCGCGCTCGAACGCAGCGTGTCGACCGCCATCGCCCGCGACGGCGCGATCGCCTTCGACCTTGGCGCACTGTGGAACCCCGCCACCTGCCCGGCCGATCTTCTGCCGTGGCTGGCGTGGGGCCTGTCGATCGATCGCTGGGATCCGACTTGGACCGATGACGAGAAGCGCGCCGCCACGGCCAGCGCGATCGAGGATCAGCGCCACAAGGGCACGCGCTGGGCGGTCGAACAGGTGCTGCAGCGCTTCGATGATCTGTTGCAATTGGTCGAGTGGTTCGAAGCCTCGCCGCAGCTAGATCCGTACACCTTCGAAGTCCGCTTGCCGCTGGTCGATGCCGATGGCGTCGCAGGCGGTCGCCGCGTCTCGGCTGACTTCGCCCGTGCGATCATCGCCGAAGTGTCGCGCGCCAAGCCGGTGCGCGCACACTTAACGCTGGTCCAGTCGCTCGAACTGGAAGGCGCGATCCTGCCCTTCGCCGCGCTCCAGGCCACCCACTATCGCCGTCTCGATACCAGCACGGTCAACGCAGGCGACACCACGCCGTGGGACGATCTGCTTCAGACCGAGACCGGTGAGCCGCTCTTCGATGATTTCGAAGCGATCGAGGATACCCCGGCATGA
- a CDS encoding phage portal protein, producing the protein MNELPPFGAAARDSDRPREPLIFSFGDPEPVLNRREIMDLIECVHNGRWYEPPISLDGLARAFRVSPHHSSAIILKRNLLAASFEPTPLLSHTAFKAFVQDLLVFGNGYLEERKNVLGGTMRLDHSLAKYTRRGLVAGQFFFVPGYLQETEFRPGSVVQVMQADINQEIYGVPEYLSALQSALLNEAATLFRRRYYLNGSHAGYILYATGDIDVNDTDAIKEAMRNSKGPGNFKNMFVHAPNGKEGSIKILPIAEVGAKDEFLGIKNATRDDVLAAHRTPPSVLGIVPAQGSQLGKTSEVVDMFFELEIEPLQAACLAANDALGFEAIRFKARSRSAPAA; encoded by the coding sequence ATGAACGAGCTGCCCCCGTTCGGCGCCGCGGCGCGCGATAGCGATCGTCCGCGCGAGCCGCTGATCTTCAGCTTCGGCGACCCCGAGCCGGTGCTCAACCGGCGCGAGATCATGGACCTGATCGAATGCGTCCATAACGGGCGCTGGTACGAGCCGCCGATCTCGCTCGATGGCCTGGCGCGTGCGTTCCGCGTATCGCCGCACCACAGCTCGGCGATCATCCTGAAGCGCAATTTGCTCGCCGCGTCGTTCGAGCCGACGCCCTTGCTCAGCCATACGGCTTTCAAGGCCTTCGTCCAGGATCTGCTGGTATTCGGCAACGGCTACCTCGAAGAGCGCAAGAACGTACTGGGCGGCACGATGCGGCTCGATCACTCGCTGGCGAAATATACCCGGCGCGGGCTGGTCGCGGGGCAGTTCTTTTTCGTGCCGGGGTATCTGCAAGAGACCGAGTTCCGGCCGGGCAGCGTGGTCCAGGTGATGCAGGCCGACATCAACCAGGAGATTTACGGCGTGCCCGAATATCTGAGCGCGCTGCAGTCGGCGTTGCTCAACGAGGCCGCGACGCTGTTCCGTCGGCGCTATTACCTCAACGGCAGCCATGCCGGGTACATCCTTTATGCGACCGGCGATATCGACGTGAACGATACCGATGCGATCAAAGAAGCGATGCGCAACTCGAAGGGGCCGGGCAACTTCAAGAACATGTTCGTCCATGCCCCGAACGGCAAGGAAGGCAGCATCAAGATCCTGCCGATCGCCGAGGTGGGGGCGAAGGACGAGTTCCTCGGCATCAAGAACGCGACGCGCGACGACGTGCTGGCCGCGCACCGGACGCCGCCATCGGTGCTGGGCATCGTGCCGGCGCAAGGATCGCAGCTCGGCAAGACGAGCGAAGTGGTCGACATGTTCTTCGAGCTGGAGATCGAGCCACTGCAGGCGGCGTGCCTGGCGGCGAATGACGCGCTTGGGTTCGAGGCGATCCGGTTCAAGGCGCGGAGCCGTTCGGCACCGGCCGCATAG
- a CDS encoding phage major capsid protein, P2 family encodes MRNTTRLLYNAYVSQIALLSGVPDATTQFTVAPVVEQKLIERVMQSSDFLSRVGNVTVTQQEGDKVGIGVTRPIASRTNTAAGTRRTPTDPTDTSDLGRYRCEQTNSDTAIKYAKLDAWAHRPEFQTLVRDAIVKQKGRDRIMIGWNGIAAAAQTDRTANPLLQDVNKGWLYKIRTYAAERVLSDGGLTVGALAGTKAIYVGGGTPGTDVDYVNLDALAFDAVELIDEWHRDDTDLVVILGRDLLHDKYFNIVNAAGDKATEMLARDVIMSTKQVAGMPAVRVPFFPANAMLITTLANLAIYTQAGTTRRQLRDEPALDQIENYESVNEAYVVEDYGLTSLVENIVMGKKPA; translated from the coding sequence ATGCGCAACACGACCCGCCTGCTGTACAACGCCTATGTCAGCCAGATCGCGCTGCTCAGCGGCGTGCCCGATGCCACCACGCAATTCACTGTGGCTCCGGTGGTCGAGCAGAAGTTGATCGAACGCGTGATGCAGTCGAGCGACTTCCTGTCGCGCGTCGGCAACGTCACCGTCACCCAGCAGGAAGGCGACAAGGTCGGTATCGGCGTCACCCGCCCGATCGCAAGCCGTACCAACACCGCGGCCGGCACGCGCCGCACGCCGACCGATCCGACCGACACCTCGGATCTCGGTCGCTATCGCTGCGAGCAGACCAACAGCGACACGGCGATCAAATATGCCAAGCTCGACGCCTGGGCGCATCGCCCGGAGTTCCAGACGCTGGTCCGCGACGCGATCGTCAAGCAGAAGGGCCGCGATCGCATCATGATCGGCTGGAACGGCATTGCCGCTGCCGCGCAGACCGATCGCACCGCCAATCCGCTGCTGCAGGACGTCAACAAGGGCTGGCTGTACAAGATCCGGACCTATGCGGCGGAGCGCGTGCTCAGCGATGGTGGGCTGACGGTTGGCGCGCTTGCCGGGACCAAGGCGATCTATGTCGGCGGCGGCACGCCCGGCACCGATGTCGATTACGTCAATCTCGATGCGCTTGCCTTCGATGCGGTCGAGCTGATCGACGAATGGCACCGCGACGATACCGACCTGGTCGTGATCCTCGGCCGCGATCTGCTGCACGACAAATACTTCAACATCGTCAACGCAGCGGGCGACAAGGCGACTGAAATGCTGGCGCGCGACGTCATCATGTCGACCAAGCAAGTCGCGGGCATGCCCGCGGTGCGCGTGCCGTTCTTCCCGGCCAATGCGATGCTCATCACCACGCTCGCCAACCTCGCAATCTATACGCAGGCGGGCACGACGCGTCGCCAGCTGCGCGACGAACCCGCGCTCGATCAGATCGAGAATTATGAGAGCGTCAACGAGGCCTATGTCGTCGAAGACTACGGCCTGACCTCGCTCGTCGAGAACATCGTCATGGGCAAGAAGCCGGCCTGA
- the gpM gene encoding phage terminase small subunit, translating into MSLARHHRDRILAAKTVASSDMEGGLATSLDDNASPADRAQATINMRLTHDLRRLKEIQSIQLKIAAKREMLPEYRSWIEGLLDAAEETGQGVQDEVLPTIMVWLIDVGDFHDAMPLIEYVLRYDITLPTRYARSAPALIVEEIATAALKSQLANEAFDFEILERIEELTEACDMHDEIRAKLQKAIGFELAERAEALDKADPALPAAAARALVPLRRAQQLHDRVGAKDKIKRLEKLLSPPSNTD; encoded by the coding sequence ATGAGCCTTGCTCGACACCATCGCGACCGCATCTTGGCCGCAAAGACCGTGGCAAGCTCCGACATGGAGGGCGGGCTTGCCACGTCGCTCGACGACAATGCCAGCCCGGCCGATCGCGCCCAGGCCACGATCAATATGCGCCTCACGCACGATCTGCGCCGGCTGAAGGAAATCCAGTCGATCCAGCTCAAGATCGCCGCCAAGCGCGAGATGCTGCCCGAATATCGCTCCTGGATCGAAGGCTTGCTCGATGCGGCCGAGGAGACCGGCCAGGGCGTGCAGGACGAAGTGCTGCCGACCATCATGGTCTGGCTGATCGACGTGGGCGACTTCCACGATGCGATGCCACTGATCGAATATGTCCTGCGCTACGATATCACGCTGCCCACGCGCTACGCCCGTTCGGCCCCGGCGCTGATCGTCGAGGAAATCGCGACTGCCGCGCTCAAGTCGCAGCTCGCCAATGAAGCCTTCGATTTCGAGATCCTCGAGCGGATCGAGGAATTGACCGAAGCCTGCGACATGCACGACGAGATCCGAGCCAAGCTGCAGAAGGCGATCGGCTTCGAGCTGGCGGAACGCGCCGAGGCACTCGACAAGGCCGACCCGGCGCTGCCCGCTGCGGCCGCGCGCGCGCTTGTGCCGTTGCGCCGCGCGCAGCAGCTCCACGATCGCGTCGGCGCGAAGGACAAGATCAAGCGGCTGGAAAAGCTCCTGTCGCCGCCATCGAACACCGATTGA